One part of the Nitrospirota bacterium genome encodes these proteins:
- a CDS encoding pyridoxal phosphate-dependent aminotransferase — MKLASRLSRIKPSATLAMTVKAKSLASQGIPIIDFGVGEPDFDTPDLIKESGIEAIRSGFTKYTPPGGMEALKSAILQKIYEEKNLSYEKNEVIVSCGAKHSLYNIAQALFEKEDEVIIPAPYWVSYPDQIMINEGTAVIVPTREENGFILEAAELEKAITSKTKAVILNTPSNPTGAAYSKKNLEEVAEIVLKHKILVIFDEIYEKIVYDGYKHFNIVSLCPELKSLTLSVSGVSKAYSMTGWRIGYTVGPKEIIKAMEMIQGQSTSNPTSISQKASITALESGDPFTEKMVVEFDRRRKFIVERLNKIKGVSCFLPKGAFYAFPNISSYFGKMGPAGIIKDSIDLSTYLLETAHVAVVAGEPFGDDRYIRLSYATGIDRIKMGLDQIEGALQKLK; from the coding sequence TCGGCGTGGGAGAGCCTGATTTTGATACCCCAGACCTCATTAAAGAGAGCGGCATCGAAGCAATTAGAAGCGGTTTTACGAAGTATACTCCTCCTGGCGGTATGGAGGCATTGAAGTCCGCGATCTTGCAAAAAATATACGAAGAAAAGAATCTCTCCTATGAAAAGAATGAAGTGATCGTCTCATGCGGAGCAAAGCATTCTCTCTATAACATTGCCCAAGCCCTCTTTGAGAAGGAAGATGAAGTGATTATTCCTGCTCCTTACTGGGTTTCCTATCCGGATCAGATTATGATTAACGAAGGAACTGCGGTGATTGTGCCCACGCGCGAGGAAAATGGATTTATACTTGAGGCGGCGGAACTGGAAAAAGCCATCACATCAAAAACGAAAGCAGTGATTCTGAACACCCCATCTAATCCGACCGGCGCCGCTTATTCAAAGAAAAACCTGGAGGAGGTTGCCGAAATCGTCCTAAAACACAAAATTCTGGTCATTTTTGACGAAATTTATGAAAAGATTGTATATGACGGATATAAACATTTCAATATTGTTTCGCTCTGCCCTGAATTAAAATCTTTAACTCTTTCAGTCAGTGGTGTCTCCAAAGCGTATTCGATGACCGGATGGAGAATCGGTTACACTGTCGGGCCGAAAGAAATTATTAAGGCCATGGAAATGATCCAGGGACAAAGCACCTCCAACCCAACCTCCATTTCGCAAAAGGCCTCGATCACAGCTCTGGAAAGCGGGGATCCCTTTACTGAGAAAATGGTCGTAGAATTTGATCGAAGGCGAAAGTTTATTGTTGAACGGCTCAATAAAATAAAAGGGGTTTCTTGTTTCCTTCCGAAGGGGGCTTTTTACGCGTTTCCTAACATTTCATCTTATTTTGGAAAAATGGGCCCAGCTGGAATTATTAAGGATTCGATTGATCTCTCAACCTATCTTCTGGAAACAGCGCACGTTGCGGTTGTGGCCGGAGAACCGTTTGGAGACGACCGGTATATCCGACTCTCTTATGCGACGGGAATCGACCGGATCAAAATGGGCCTCGATCAGATTGAAGGAGCCT